A single bacterium DNA region contains:
- a CDS encoding 6-bladed beta-propeller yields the protein MGKNKKALTVLLAAGLLTVISCDTGTGPGDKGYEFSFAWGSEGDEEGQFQSPRGIAQGDQTNVYVADVENNRIQVFDSEGVFLLAWGSFGTGDGEFLYPNDVALDSGANVYVADTFNDRVQVFDASGTFLRTWGESGNGDGELDRPFGIAVDSQDRVIVADTYNHRIQVFDGEGGFIASWGTQGGGDGEFDRPAAVAVDSADDIYVADLMNCRIQKFASDGTYLTAWGELGEDNGDFRYPQGVAVSGDDKVFVADTNNDRVQRFDTDGGYELKFGVEGDAEGEFNQPQDVIVDSQGGVYIVDTSNHQIQVFVQG from the coding sequence ATGGGTAAAAATAAAAAGGCTCTCACGGTCCTTTTAGCCGCCGGGCTTCTCACGGTGATTTCCTGTGACACGGGAACGGGCCCCGGCGATAAAGGTTACGAGTTCTCCTTCGCCTGGGGGAGCGAGGGCGATGAAGAGGGGCAGTTCCAAAGCCCGCGCGGTATCGCGCAGGGTGACCAGACGAACGTCTACGTCGCGGATGTGGAGAACAACCGGATACAGGTCTTCGATTCGGAGGGCGTCTTCCTCCTGGCCTGGGGAAGCTTCGGCACCGGGGACGGCGAATTCCTGTACCCCAACGACGTTGCGCTCGACTCGGGCGCCAATGTTTACGTCGCGGACACCTTCAACGATCGCGTCCAGGTCTTCGACGCCTCGGGGACTTTCCTCAGGACCTGGGGTGAAAGCGGTAACGGCGACGGTGAGTTGGATCGCCCCTTCGGCATCGCCGTTGATTCCCAGGATCGGGTTATCGTCGCCGACACTTACAACCATCGCATCCAGGTTTTCGACGGCGAGGGCGGGTTCATCGCCTCCTGGGGAACGCAGGGCGGGGGCGACGGCGAGTTCGACCGGCCCGCAGCCGTGGCCGTTGACTCCGCGGACGACATCTACGTGGCCGATCTGATGAACTGCCGCATCCAGAAGTTCGCCTCCGACGGGACGTATTTGACCGCGTGGGGCGAGCTGGGCGAGGACAACGGCGATTTCCGCTATCCGCAGGGCGTCGCGGTTTCGGGTGACGATAAGGTCTTCGTCGCCGACACCAACAACGACCGTGTTCAGCGGTTCGACACCGATGGAGGTTATGAGCTCAAGTTCGGTGTCGAGGGAGACGCCGAGGGCGAGTTCAACCAGCCCCAGGACGTCATCGTTGACTCCCAGGGCGGCGTCTACATCGTGGATACATCGAATCACCAGATCCAGGTGTTCGTACAGGG